The DNA region TTCCGAACCGGTCACCATGAGAGGCCAGAGGTATTGATTCCAACCGTAGATAAACATGACTACGAAGAGGGCGGCTATGTTGGCCCCGGAATTGGGAAGAAGGATTGACCAGAGAAAACGCAAAGGACCGGAGCCGTCAATTTTCGCTGCATCCACCAGCTCATCCGGGATGGTCAGATAGAACTGCCGGAAAAGAAATGTAGCCGTCGCCGAGGCGATGAGGGGAATGGTCAGCCCCCAATAGGTGTCAACCCATCCTAACTGACTGATGACCTGATAGGTGGAGATGATGCGGACCGGGACCGGAAGCATTAAGGTGACGAAGATCATCCAGAAGAAAATTTGTTTCCCCCGGAAATTGAAAAAAACAATGGCAAAGGCGGAAAAAATGGATATGACAATTTTCCCGATGCTGACGGCGAGAGCTACAATGGCACTGTTCAGGAGAAGCCGCCCCAGGTCGAGACGGTTCCAGATCGTTACGTAGTTATCCCAGAGATGGGTTGATGGGAGGAGTTTTTGAGGCATTTGAGTGGCTTCCTCCATGCTCTGGGTGCTGATCACAAAAGCGTAATAAAGGGGAAACCCGATCATCAGGATGGACGAAATCAGGAGGAGATGGACGACGACTTTTGACCATTCCCGTTTGCCCTTATGCCCATTTTTGGATAAACGAGGTTTGATCAATAGAATACCTTTCTTTCCGTAAAGCGGAATTGGAGGACCGTAAGGGTGATGACCAGGGCCATCAGGATAACGGACTGGGCTGCCGATAGCCCCATCCGCAAATGAACGAAACCATCCACGTAGGCCTTGTAAACCATAATGGTTGTCGTATCTCCTGGCCCGCCCCTAGTAACTGCGTGGATCAGGCCGAAAGTCTCAAAGAAAGAAAAAACCATATTCATGATAAACAAGAAGAAGGTCACCGGCGATAAGAGGGGAAAAGTAATCCAACGGAAGAGTCTGAGGCCGCTGGCGCCGTCCACTCTGGCTGCTTCCATAACAGCTTGGGGAATGGTCTGGAGACCTGCCAGGAAAAAGGCCACATTATAGCCCAAATGAGCCCAGGTGGCAGCAAAGATTATCAGCAAAATGGCAACCCAGCCTTTCAGCAGCCAGTTGAATTCGTAGGTTGTGATCTTGGCCAGGAGGTAACTTAGAATCCCGTAGGAAGGATGAAAGATGAAGAGCCAGATGATGCCGGCGACCGGAGGTGCAACCCCAAAGGTCCAGAGAATTGCCGAGCGGTAGAAGGTGAGGCCGCGAATCTTCTGATTGGCCAAAACTGCAAGGAATAGAGATACAGCTAGGCAGGAAAAGGTAACTCCCAGGGAGAAAATGAAGGAATGGTATACACTCCGATAGTATTCAGGGGACAGGAGAAGTTGGGTAAAGTTCTCCAGCCCTACGAATATCTGGATGTCGCCAAATGGAGA from Deltaproteobacteria bacterium includes:
- the ugpE gene encoding sn-glycerol-3-phosphate ABC transporter permease UgpE; the encoded protein is MIKPRLSKNGHKGKREWSKVVVHLLLISSILMIGFPLYYAFVISTQSMEEATQMPQKLLPSTHLWDNYVTIWNRLDLGRLLLNSAIVALAVSIGKIVISIFSAFAIVFFNFRGKQIFFWMIFVTLMLPVPVRIISTYQVISQLGWVDTYWGLTIPLIASATATFLFRQFYLTIPDELVDAAKIDGSGPLRFLWSILLPNSGANIAALFVVMFIYGWNQYLWPLMVTGSEKMRVVVVGIASTIPAGTQPPEWNLVMAVAMIALLPPVLVVLLMQRYFMHGLLETEK
- a CDS encoding sugar ABC transporter permease, yielding MKKSIFKNPWLPYLLVAPQMIVVLVFFFWPAFDSLRLSVFKTSPFGDIQIFVGLENFTQLLLSPEYYRSVYHSFIFSLGVTFSCLAVSLFLAVLANQKIRGLTFYRSAILWTFGVAPPVAGIIWLFIFHPSYGILSYLLAKITTYEFNWLLKGWVAILLIIFAATWAHLGYNVAFFLAGLQTIPQAVMEAARVDGASGLRLFRWITFPLLSPVTFFLFIMNMVFSFFETFGLIHAVTRGGPGDTTTIMVYKAYVDGFVHLRMGLSAAQSVILMALVITLTVLQFRFTERKVFY